Proteins encoded within one genomic window of Episyrphus balteatus chromosome 1, idEpiBalt1.1, whole genome shotgun sequence:
- the LOC129907904 gene encoding uncharacterized protein LOC129907904 has protein sequence MDTADTAVTTPLALKKGYFPYLFNTKDNGRYIGKLPPMKYYSADTMRTEERAIFLKWYSEHKNDYFEYCKSDVKILTGACLEFRKIFLTQCNVEPFIESVTIASAWNLLYRRNFLKPDTIGLIPKNGYRCVDNQSPEAIKWMISEERNGKINIRHSYKGKEVLINGHKRDDPLHENENDTLNRRYETTERLRDFGYEVIEMWSCVFRKNLKLFKKEVRDFLNYQELIQSSPLNPRDAFYGGRTGNVVDFYKCKKGEKIRYIDICSLYPWVCKNGKFPIGHPKIHITGDSACSTTSNLEGKNGLVKCKILPPENLLRPVLPIKQNSKLMFSLCRSCSDERNVESLCSHTDEQRALVGTWVIDEVNKAVEKGYIMLNIFEIWEYNVVQYNPDKNSDDGLFTSMMNKFLKIKQEASGWPSECSSQKEKEKYISDFPVKENIQLEFSEICNNPGKRSRLQN, from the exons ATGGATACAGCTGATACAGCGGTAACTACGCCACTGGCTTTAAAGAAAGGTTACTTTCCGTATCTCTTCAATACGAAAGACAATGGGAGATATATTGGAAAATTGCCACCAATGAAATATTATAGTGCAGATACTATGCGAACGGAAGAACGtgcaattttcctaaaatgGTATTCAGaacataaaaatgattattttgaatattgcaAAAGTgatgtcaaaattttgacaggGGCGTGCTTGGAGTTCcgaaaaatttttctgactcaATGTAACGTTGAGCCATTTATAGAATCGGTAACGATTGCTTCAGCTTGGAATTTGCTATATAGGCGGAACTTTCTAAAACCAGACACTATCGGACTAATACCGAAAAACGGTTACAGATGTGTTGACAATCAGTCACCAGAAGCCATCAAGTGGATGATTTCGGAAGAACGTAATGGAAAAATAAACATCAGACATTCGTATAAAGGAAAAGAGGTTTTAATCAACGGG CATAAACGGGATGATCCTCTGCACGAGAACGAGAATGACACGTTGAACCGAAGGTATGAGACAACAGAAAGACTGAGGGATTTCGGTTACGAGGTAATTGAAATGTGGTCTTGTGTGTTTCGGAAGAATCTCaagttgtttaaaaaagaaGTCAGAGATTTCTTAAACTACCAAGAACTTATTCAAAGTTCCCCTCTAAATCCTCGCGATGCTTTTTATGGCGGCCGAACCGGAAATGTCGTCGATTTCTACAAGTGTAAAAAAGGGGAAAAGATAAGGTACATAGATATATGTTCCCTCTACCCTTGGGTATGCAAGAATGGAAAATTCCCCATTGGACATCCCAAAATTCACATCACTGGTGATTCAGCCTGCTCAACTACTTCAAATTTGGAAGGAAAGAATGGGCTCgtgaaatgtaaaattttaccTCCGGAAAACCTGCTTCGCCCAGTTTTACCAATAAAGCAAAATTCTAAGCTCATGTTCTCACTATGTCGAAGCTGTAGTGATGAGAGAAATGTAGAATCATTGTGTTCTCATACTGATGAGCAAAGAGCGTTGGTTGGGACTTGGGTAATTGACGAGGTCAATAAAGCAGTGGAAAAAGGATACATCATGCTCAATATATTTGAAATATGGGAGTATAATGTAGTCCAGTATAACCCGGATAAAAATTCAGATGATGGGCTGTTCACATCTATGATGAACAAATTCCTTAAAATAAAGCAAGAAGCATCTGGCTGGCCAAGTGAGTGTTCGTCGCAGaaagaaaaggaaaaatatatttcagatTTTCctgtaaaagaaaatattcaacTGGAATTTTCGGAGATTTGTAATAATCCAGGAAAAAGATCTCGTTTGCAAAACTGA